The following are from one region of the Heliangelus exortis chromosome 2, bHelExo1.hap1, whole genome shotgun sequence genome:
- the PTP4A3 gene encoding protein tyrosine phosphatase type IVA 3 isoform X2 yields the protein MARMNRPAPVEVCYKNMRFLITHNPTNATLSTFLEDWPFDDGAPPPSKIVEDWLNLLKTKFCEDPGCCVAVHCVAGLGRAPVLVALALIESGMKYEDAIQFIRQKRRGAINSKQLTYLEKYRPKQRLRFKDPHNHKNKCCIM from the exons ATGGCCCGGATGAACCGCCCTGCGCCTGTGGAGGTCTGCTACAAAAACATGAGGTTCCTCATCACCCACAACCCCACCAATGCCACGCTCAGCACCTTCTTGGAG GACTGGCCATTTGATGATGGAGCCCCTCCTCCCAGCAAGATAGTAGAAGATTGGCTCAACTTGCTGAAGACCAAGTTCTGTGAAGACCCCGGCTGCTGCGTGGCCGTGCACTGCGTGGCCGGCCTGGGGAG AGCTCCCGTCCTCGTCGCGTTGGCCTTGATCGAGAGTGGGATGAAGTATGAGGATGCCATCCAGTTCATCCGACA GAAGCGCCGAGGAGCCATCAACAGCAAGCAGCTGACCTACTTGGAAAAATACCGACCAAAGCAGAGACTCCGATTTAAGGACCCTCATAACCACAAGAACAAATGCTGCATCATGTAA
- the PTP4A3 gene encoding protein tyrosine phosphatase type IVA 3 isoform X1, with translation MARMNRPAPVEVCYKNMRFLITHNPTNATLSTFLEDLKKYGATTVVRVCEVTYDKTPLEKDGITVMDWPFDDGAPPPSKIVEDWLNLLKTKFCEDPGCCVAVHCVAGLGRAPVLVALALIESGMKYEDAIQFIRQKRRGAINSKQLTYLEKYRPKQRLRFKDPHNHKNKCCIM, from the exons ATGGCCCGGATGAACCGCCCTGCGCCTGTGGAGGTCTGCTACAAAAACATGAGGTTCCTCATCACCCACAACCCCACCAATGCCACGCTCAGCACCTTCTTGGAG gaCCTGAAGAAATACGGTGCCACCACGGTGGTTCGGGTGTGCGAGGTCACCTATGACAAAACCCCCCTGGAGAAGGATGGCATCACTGTAATG GACTGGCCATTTGATGATGGAGCCCCTCCTCCCAGCAAGATAGTAGAAGATTGGCTCAACTTGCTGAAGACCAAGTTCTGTGAAGACCCCGGCTGCTGCGTGGCCGTGCACTGCGTGGCCGGCCTGGGGAG AGCTCCCGTCCTCGTCGCGTTGGCCTTGATCGAGAGTGGGATGAAGTATGAGGATGCCATCCAGTTCATCCGACA GAAGCGCCGAGGAGCCATCAACAGCAAGCAGCTGACCTACTTGGAAAAATACCGACCAAAGCAGAGACTCCGATTTAAGGACCCTCATAACCACAAGAACAAATGCTGCATCATGTAA